A segment of the Terriglobales bacterium genome:
AGGCGCACCTGCCGCGCGGACCGCCTGCAGGTGACCTCGTCACCGTCCAGCACCGCGACCCCCACTTGCCCGTCCACGGTCAGGAAGGCCTCTTCGCCCACGCTCTTGACCAGGATCCTCACCTCGGAGGTGTCCTTCACCACCAACGGCCGGTGGGTGAGCGCGTGCGGCGAAATGGGGGTGATGATGAAGGCGTCCACGTCCGGGGCCAGGATGGGCCCGCCGGCGGCCAGCGAGTAGGCGGTCGAGCCCGTGGGAGTGGCGACGATGAGCCCGTCGGCCTTGTAGCTGGCGATGAAGTCCTTGTCCACCCGCACCTCGAACTCGATCATGCGGGCGATGGCGCTCTTGCCCACCACCGCATCGTTCATGGCGTCGTAGTGGGCGATGCGCTCCCCGCCGCGCATCAGGTGGCAGTGGATCATGGAGCGCGTCTCCACCTGGCAGCGGTTCTCCACCAGCGCCTCCAGGGTGGGATAGAGCTCGTCCAGAGGGATCTCGGTGAGGAAGCCCAGCGCCCCCACG
Coding sequences within it:
- a CDS encoding NAD(+)/NADH kinase, coding for MKTAAIISKPGKRELDGIVPQVAAWLKAHDYEVVADAETASYSPGVPVVQRGEMAEKSPEFALVLGGDGTMLAAARAVAQAGIPIMGVNVGALGFLTEIPLDELYPTLEALVENRCQVETRSMIHCHLMRGGERIAHYDAMNDAVVGKSAIARMIEFEVRVDKDFIASYKADGLIVATPTGSTAYSLAAGGPILAPDVDAFIITPISPHALTHRPLVVKDTSEVRILVKSVGEEAFLTVDGQVGVAVLDGDEVTCRRSARQVRLLRLTRRTFFDVLRAKLKWGQR